From one Sardina pilchardus chromosome 6, fSarPil1.1, whole genome shotgun sequence genomic stretch:
- the LOC134082949 gene encoding multiple epidermal growth factor-like domains protein 8, whose translation MGHSMVAGPQNTLWMYGGLSLSQGILGDVYRYSVPERRWTQMLTSSVEEGSTPAPQYHHAAALVSNHDLMSAVTHNMMLVVGGVTQKGVASDTWSLNLNSLVWKEYKSSLLPPVAGHTLTVRRDSTVLLIGGYSPENGFNHHLLEFSPYTGNWTISPHTGTPPTGLYGHTAVYHEQTDAVYVFGGYRFHLDSVEPSGELYSLYYPNLTWSQLAPSQGNKPLSRFFHAAALLKDTMVIVGGRTGEEDYSNIVSLYQINCNTWIQPGSGVGDPVNRSVSLAMVGLDGTLFLSGGFNGVTLGRLLTLTLPSDPCVLLTSQDACNSSTGSCVWCRGSCASSDMAERLGCSSLQSPCSSTPRLPDECRRLKTCSECLAQHPKTFSIQPALQCKWCTNCPEGACMSSTVSCTSENDCKINQREVFLSSNCAETSCEASDCPKCTSSGKCMWTRQFRRTGETRRIVSVDPTYDWTCLSYGLLNVSPMQVESSPPLPCPEPCHLLPGCTQCLASHGADGGWQNCIWSMALQQCMSPSFVPLRCEAGQCGRLLSSGDSCSPQCSQLTQCSQCIARPQCGWCAARGGNGAGRCLQGGLDGVGVNENTCPQWNSTWSFLRCPE comes from the exons ATGGGTCACTCCATGGTGGCTGGTCCTCAGAACACTCTCTGGATGTACGGCggcctctcactctcacaaggCATCCTGGGAGATGTCTACAG GTACTCTGTGCCAGAGAGGCGCTGGACTCAGATGCTGACCAGCTCAGTGGAGGAAGGCTCCACCCCTGCTCCACAGTATCACCATGCTGCTGCTCTGGTGTCCAATCACGATCTAATGTCAGCTGTCACTCACAACATGATGCTGGTGGTGGGTGGAGTCACACAGAAGGGAGTGGCCAGTGACACGTGGAGCCTCAACCTGAACAGCCTGGTGTGGAAAGAGTACAAG AGCTCACTGCTGCCCCCTGTGGCGGGCCACACGCTGACGGTGCGTCGAGACTCCACTGTACTGCTGATTGGGGGCTACTCCCCTGAAAACGGCTTCAACCACCACCTGCTGGAGTTCAGCCCATACACTGGCAACTGGACCATTTCCCCGCACACCGGCACTCCACCCACAG GTCTGTATGGCCACACAGCAGTGTATCACGAGCAGACGGATGCCGTGTATGTGTTCGGAGGATACCGCTTCCATTTGGACTCTGTGGAACCTTCCGGAGAGCTCTACAGTCTCTACTACCCCAACCTCACCTGGTCCCAGCTGGCACCCTCACAGGGCAACAAG CCCCTGTCTCGTTTCTTCCACGCGGCGGCCCTGCTGAAGGACACCATGGTGATTGTGGGCGGCCGCACGGGAGAGGAGGACTACAGCAACATCGTCTCCCTCTACCAGATCAACTGCAACACCTGGATCCAGCCTG GCTCTGGTGTTGGTGATCCTGTGAACCGCTCGGTGTCGCTGGCCATGGTGGGTTTGGACGGCACGCTGTTCCTGTCGGGCGGCTTCAACGGCGTGACCCTCGGCCGCCTGCTGACCCTGACTCTGCCCTCTGACCCCTGCGTGCTGCTGACCTCACAGGACGCCtgcaacagcagcacaggcagCTGTGTGTGGTGCCGCGGCTCCTGTGCCTCCTCCGACATGgccgagag gctgggcTGCTCTAGTCTCCAGTCACCCTGTTCCTCGACCCCTCGGCTGCCTGATGAGTGCCGCAGGCTTAAGACCTGCAGTGAGTGCCTCGCCCAACACCCCAAAACCTTCTCCATACAG cctgccCTGCAGTGTAAGTGGTGCACCAACTGCCCTGAGGGCGCGTGCATGAGCAGCACGGTGAGCTGCACCTCGGAGAACGACTGCAAGATCAACCAGCGCGAGGTCTTCCTGTCCAGCAACTGTGCCGAGACCAGCTGCGAGGCCTCCGACTGCCCCAAGTGCACCTCCTCTGGGAAGTGCATGTGGACACGGCAGTTCAGACGCACGG gcGAGACACGGCGCATCGTGAGCGTCGACCCGACCTACGACTGGACGTGCCTGAGCTACGGCTTGCTGAACGTGTCGCCCATGCAGGTGGAGTCGTCCCCTCCGCTGCCCTGCCCTGAACCCTGCCACCTGCTGCCCGGCTGCACCCAGTGCCTGGCCTCGCACGGGGCCGACGGAGGCTGGCAGAACTGCATCTGGAGCATGGCACTGCAGCAG TGTATGAGCCCGTCGTTCGTGCCCCTGCGCTGCGAGGCGGGCCAGTGTGGGCGTCTGCTGTCCAGCGGGGACTCCTGCTCGCCCCAGTGCTCCCAGCTCACCCAGTGCTCCCAGTGCATCGCCCGGCCGCAGTGCGGATGGTGTGCTGCCCGCGGGGGCAACGGAGCTGGACGCTGCCTGCAGGGAGGCCTGGACG gtgtaggagTGAACGAGAACACGTGTCCGCAGTGGAACAGCACCTGGTCCTTCCTGCGCTGCCCAGAGTAG